A single window of Terriglobales bacterium DNA harbors:
- a CDS encoding HU family DNA-binding protein: protein MIKLDIINEVVNKTGITKTKAELAVETVFDSMKKALAKGDRIELRGFGVFNVRPRKTGIGRNPRTGAEVNIPPGKAVRFKPGKELQSIE from the coding sequence GTGATCAAGCTCGACATCATCAACGAAGTGGTCAACAAAACGGGCATCACCAAGACCAAGGCCGAGCTGGCGGTGGAGACGGTTTTCGATAGCATGAAGAAGGCGCTGGCCAAGGGCGATCGCATCGAGCTCCGCGGCTTCGGCGTCTTCAACGTCCGCCCCCGCAAGACCGGCATCGGGCGCAATCCCCGCACCGGTGCCGAGGTCAACATCCCTCCGGGGAAGGCGGTCCGCTTCAAGCCCGGCAAAGAGCTGCAGTCCATTGAATAG
- the dcd gene encoding dCTP deaminase: MSIKSDRWIRKMAQEHDMINPFAEKQVRNGVVSYGLSSYGYDLRVADEFKIFTNVNSSLIDPKNFDERSFVTLQSECAIIPPNSFALARSVEYFKIPRDVLTVCVGKSTYARCGIIVNVTPFEPEWEGFVTLEISNTSPLPAKIYANEGMCQILFFQSDEICETSYKDKKGKYQAQTGIVLPRL, from the coding sequence ATGTCCATCAAGAGTGACCGTTGGATCCGCAAAATGGCGCAGGAGCACGACATGATCAACCCCTTCGCGGAGAAACAGGTGCGCAACGGAGTGGTCTCCTACGGGCTTTCCTCCTACGGATACGACTTGCGGGTAGCGGACGAGTTCAAGATCTTTACCAACGTGAACTCCAGCCTGATCGATCCCAAGAACTTCGACGAGCGGTCGTTCGTGACCCTGCAGTCGGAGTGCGCCATCATCCCGCCCAACTCGTTCGCGCTGGCGCGCTCGGTGGAGTACTTCAAGATCCCGCGCGACGTGCTGACGGTGTGCGTGGGCAAATCCACCTACGCGCGCTGCGGCATCATCGTGAACGTGACACCCTTCGAGCCCGAGTGGGAGGGCTTCGTGACGCTGGAGATCTCGAACACCAGCCCGCTGCCCGCCAAGATCTACGCCAACGAGGGCATGTGCCAGATCCTGTTCTTCCAGTCCGACGAGATATGCGAGACCAGTTATAAGGACAAGAAAGGGAAGTATCAGGCGCAGACGGGGATCGTGCTGCCGCGGCTGTAA